Proteins encoded within one genomic window of Agelaius phoeniceus isolate bAgePho1 chromosome Z, bAgePho1.hap1, whole genome shotgun sequence:
- the FBXO4 gene encoding F-box only protein 4 isoform X3: MAAAAAAAEPRGAGLEAAVRGGLRLLRERWMRGTAPAPLPATPDGAGGESALQMLPIDVQLNIMSFLSPQDLCRLGSTSCYWRAAVQDPLLWRYFLLRDLPSWTSIDWKSLPDEEIFNKAFSEVSDNALYDYMAVYKRSCPQGRRSLKSSRPRYGTVTSFLQSLVTQAEPRFAMFGPGLEELDNSLVQKMMTCPEILLVAGLPQRQIHGIGSGVSFQFYNSQKFNIVTLYSTTSVERRRAREEQAVAVNKMFYQENSTVGSQQSMHYSVIAQVRKVCEVVDGFIYVANAEAHRDAGHCSCNFRWTAKWN; this comes from the exons atggcggcggcggcggcggcagcggagCCGCGCGGTGCCGGCCTGGAGGCCGCGGTGCGGGGCGGGCTGCGCCTCCTCCGGGAGCGCTGGATGCGGGGCACCGCGCCCGCCCCGCTGCCGGCGACCCCGGACGGCGCGGGGGGAGAGAGCGCCCTGCAGATGCTGCCG ATCGACGTGCAGCTGAACATCATGTCCTTCCTCTCGCCCCAAGATTTGTGCCGCTTGGGAAGCACGAGTTGCTACTGGAGGGCAGCTGTGCAAGACCCGTTGTTATggaggtattttctcctgcGGGATCTTCCCTCTTGGACATCTATTGATTGGAAATCACTTCCAGATGAGGAGATTTTTAATAAAGCCTTTTCAGAGGTCAGCGACAATGCACTGTATGATTACATGGCAGT ATATAAAAGGAGCTGTCCTCAGGGTAGAAGAAGTTTGAAATCGAGCCGTCCCCGGTATGGGACTGTGACTTCCTTTTTGCAATCACTGGTCACTCAGGCAGAACCTCGCTTTGCTATGTTTGGGCCAGGTTTGGAAGAGCTGGACAACTCTTTAGTACAAAAGATGATGACATGCCCAGAAATTCTGCTGGTAGCTGGCCTGCCTCAGAGACAAATTCATG GAATTGGATCAGGAGTCAGTTTTCAGTTTTACAACAGTCAAAAATTCAATATTGTGACATTGTATTCCACCACAAG TGTGGAGAGGAGGAGAGCAAGGGAGGAGCAAGCTGTTGCTGTGAATAAGATGTTTTACCAAGAGAACAGCACAGTAGGGAGCCAGCAATCCATGCACTACAGTGTAATAGCTCAAGTCAGGAAGGTGTGCGAAGTAGTTGATGGATTCATTTATGTTGCTAATGCAGAAGCTCATAGAG
- the RIMOC1 gene encoding RAB7A-interacting MON1-CCZ1 complex subunit 1 isoform X2: MKDTFLAKGSANLDKLKDLCSEGKEHPSTLFQLYTQAVLDITYFEENQLVDEDFPEESALPKLKELISVLSEPEDLVRECGIKEPINILGAELLECLYWRKGALLYMYCHTAKERSEWVRENIATFKKCLNDGVQYLMKMLSFRCPLQLDEDISLQDKDTARLLSEGIFSDTHLLAMMYSGEMCYWGLKHCGEGKQESLESIDLVSNRDLGSRSQSISLDFQETGRNMLTKYVAVCEGPLKGQGWNTTNAKQMLHYFVKSHN; encoded by the exons ATGAAAG ATACGTTCTTAGCGAAAGGCTCTGCTAATCTGGACAAGCTGAAGGATCTTTGCAGCGAAGGGAAAGAACATCCTTCCACGCTTTTTCAGCTCTATACCCAG GCTGTCCTAGACATTACGTATTTTGAGGAAAACCAGCTTGTGGATGAAGATTTTCCAGAAGAATCTGCCTTGCCAAAACTTAAGGAActtatttctgttctttcagAACCAGAGGACCTAGTGAGGGAATGCGGCATAAAAGAA CCCATCAACATCCTTGGTGCAGAGTTGTTAGAATGTCTTTACTGGAGAAAAGGAGCCCTGCTTTACATGTATTGCCacacagcaaaagaaaggaGTGAATGGGTACGAGAAAACATTGCCACATTTAAAAAG TGTCTTAATGATGGAGTTCAGTACTTGATGAAGATGCTTAGCTTTAGATGCCCTCTTCAGCTAGATGAAGATATCTCACTTCAGGATAAAGACACAGCTAGATTACTCAGtgaag GTATATTTAGTGACACTCACTTACTGGCAATGATGTACAGTGGAGAAATGTGCTACTGGGGACTGAAACACTGTGGAGAAGGGAAGCAGGAAAGCCTTGAGTCAATAGATCTTGTGTCTAACAGGGACCTGGGCAGCAGATCACAGAGCATATCGCTGGATTTCCAAGAAACGGGGAGAAACATGTTAACAAAGTATGTGGCCGTATGTGAAGGACCCTTAAAAGGTCAAGGGTGGAATACAACAAATGCAAAACAAATGCTGCATTATTTTGTGAAATCTCACAACTAA
- the FBXO4 gene encoding F-box only protein 4 isoform X1, which yields MAAAAAAAEPRGAGLEAAVRGGLRLLRERWMRGTAPAPLPATPDGAGGESALQMLPIDVQLNIMSFLSPQDLCRLGSTSCYWRAAVQDPLLWRYFLLRDLPSWTSIDWKSLPDEEIFNKAFSEVSDNALYDYMAVYKRSCPQGRRSLKSSRPRYGTVTSFLQSLVTQAEPRFAMFGPGLEELDNSLVQKMMTCPEILLVAGLPQRQIHGIGSGVSFQFYNSQKFNIVTLYSTTSVERRRAREEQAVAVNKMFYQENSTVGSQQSMHYSVIAQVRKVCEVVDGFIYVANAEAHRAHDRQEELARISAMIDPALGPPNRPLLVLSCVSDIGVKRIPCVYVAHQLQLNLLRQPWMMQDTVAATLDGLLNGIEWLLEEANCKSAQ from the exons atggcggcggcggcggcggcagcggagCCGCGCGGTGCCGGCCTGGAGGCCGCGGTGCGGGGCGGGCTGCGCCTCCTCCGGGAGCGCTGGATGCGGGGCACCGCGCCCGCCCCGCTGCCGGCGACCCCGGACGGCGCGGGGGGAGAGAGCGCCCTGCAGATGCTGCCG ATCGACGTGCAGCTGAACATCATGTCCTTCCTCTCGCCCCAAGATTTGTGCCGCTTGGGAAGCACGAGTTGCTACTGGAGGGCAGCTGTGCAAGACCCGTTGTTATggaggtattttctcctgcGGGATCTTCCCTCTTGGACATCTATTGATTGGAAATCACTTCCAGATGAGGAGATTTTTAATAAAGCCTTTTCAGAGGTCAGCGACAATGCACTGTATGATTACATGGCAGT ATATAAAAGGAGCTGTCCTCAGGGTAGAAGAAGTTTGAAATCGAGCCGTCCCCGGTATGGGACTGTGACTTCCTTTTTGCAATCACTGGTCACTCAGGCAGAACCTCGCTTTGCTATGTTTGGGCCAGGTTTGGAAGAGCTGGACAACTCTTTAGTACAAAAGATGATGACATGCCCAGAAATTCTGCTGGTAGCTGGCCTGCCTCAGAGACAAATTCATG GAATTGGATCAGGAGTCAGTTTTCAGTTTTACAACAGTCAAAAATTCAATATTGTGACATTGTATTCCACCACAAG TGTGGAGAGGAGGAGAGCAAGGGAGGAGCAAGCTGTTGCTGTGAATAAGATGTTTTACCAAGAGAACAGCACAGTAGGGAGCCAGCAATCCATGCACTACAGTGTAATAGCTCAAGTCAGGAAGGTGTGCGAAGTAGTTGATGGATTCATTTATGTTGCTAATGCAGAAGCTCATAGAG CACATGATCGTCAGGAGGAGCTGGCTCGTATTTCAGCAATGATCGACCCAGCCCTCGGGCCTCCAAACAGACCTCTGCTGGTTTTGTCCTGTGTGTCTGACATTGGTGTGAAAAGAATTCCATGTGTTTACGTGGCACATCAGTTGCAACTTAATCTGCTGCGTCAGCCCTGGATG
- the RIMOC1 gene encoding RAB7A-interacting MON1-CCZ1 complex subunit 1 isoform X1 — protein MAAAALRQRVAALGRRLGPPGARDTFLAKGSANLDKLKDLCSEGKEHPSTLFQLYTQAVLDITYFEENQLVDEDFPEESALPKLKELISVLSEPEDLVRECGIKEPINILGAELLECLYWRKGALLYMYCHTAKERSEWVRENIATFKKCLNDGVQYLMKMLSFRCPLQLDEDISLQDKDTARLLSEGIFSDTHLLAMMYSGEMCYWGLKHCGEGKQESLESIDLVSNRDLGSRSQSISLDFQETGRNMLTKYVAVCEGPLKGQGWNTTNAKQMLHYFVKSHN, from the exons atggcggcggcggcgctgcggcAGCGGGTGGCGGCGCTGGGCCGGCGGCTCGGCCCGCCCGGGGCCCGCG ATACGTTCTTAGCGAAAGGCTCTGCTAATCTGGACAAGCTGAAGGATCTTTGCAGCGAAGGGAAAGAACATCCTTCCACGCTTTTTCAGCTCTATACCCAG GCTGTCCTAGACATTACGTATTTTGAGGAAAACCAGCTTGTGGATGAAGATTTTCCAGAAGAATCTGCCTTGCCAAAACTTAAGGAActtatttctgttctttcagAACCAGAGGACCTAGTGAGGGAATGCGGCATAAAAGAA CCCATCAACATCCTTGGTGCAGAGTTGTTAGAATGTCTTTACTGGAGAAAAGGAGCCCTGCTTTACATGTATTGCCacacagcaaaagaaaggaGTGAATGGGTACGAGAAAACATTGCCACATTTAAAAAG TGTCTTAATGATGGAGTTCAGTACTTGATGAAGATGCTTAGCTTTAGATGCCCTCTTCAGCTAGATGAAGATATCTCACTTCAGGATAAAGACACAGCTAGATTACTCAGtgaag GTATATTTAGTGACACTCACTTACTGGCAATGATGTACAGTGGAGAAATGTGCTACTGGGGACTGAAACACTGTGGAGAAGGGAAGCAGGAAAGCCTTGAGTCAATAGATCTTGTGTCTAACAGGGACCTGGGCAGCAGATCACAGAGCATATCGCTGGATTTCCAAGAAACGGGGAGAAACATGTTAACAAAGTATGTGGCCGTATGTGAAGGACCCTTAAAAGGTCAAGGGTGGAATACAACAAATGCAAAACAAATGCTGCATTATTTTGTGAAATCTCACAACTAA
- the FBXO4 gene encoding F-box only protein 4 isoform X2, protein MSFLSPQDLCRLGSTSCYWRAAVQDPLLWRYFLLRDLPSWTSIDWKSLPDEEIFNKAFSEVSDNALYDYMAVYKRSCPQGRRSLKSSRPRYGTVTSFLQSLVTQAEPRFAMFGPGLEELDNSLVQKMMTCPEILLVAGLPQRQIHGIGSGVSFQFYNSQKFNIVTLYSTTSVERRRAREEQAVAVNKMFYQENSTVGSQQSMHYSVIAQVRKVCEVVDGFIYVANAEAHRAHDRQEELARISAMIDPALGPPNRPLLVLSCVSDIGVKRIPCVYVAHQLQLNLLRQPWMMQDTVAATLDGLLNGIEWLLEEANCKSAQ, encoded by the exons ATGTCCTTCCTCTCGCCCCAAGATTTGTGCCGCTTGGGAAGCACGAGTTGCTACTGGAGGGCAGCTGTGCAAGACCCGTTGTTATggaggtattttctcctgcGGGATCTTCCCTCTTGGACATCTATTGATTGGAAATCACTTCCAGATGAGGAGATTTTTAATAAAGCCTTTTCAGAGGTCAGCGACAATGCACTGTATGATTACATGGCAGT ATATAAAAGGAGCTGTCCTCAGGGTAGAAGAAGTTTGAAATCGAGCCGTCCCCGGTATGGGACTGTGACTTCCTTTTTGCAATCACTGGTCACTCAGGCAGAACCTCGCTTTGCTATGTTTGGGCCAGGTTTGGAAGAGCTGGACAACTCTTTAGTACAAAAGATGATGACATGCCCAGAAATTCTGCTGGTAGCTGGCCTGCCTCAGAGACAAATTCATG GAATTGGATCAGGAGTCAGTTTTCAGTTTTACAACAGTCAAAAATTCAATATTGTGACATTGTATTCCACCACAAG TGTGGAGAGGAGGAGAGCAAGGGAGGAGCAAGCTGTTGCTGTGAATAAGATGTTTTACCAAGAGAACAGCACAGTAGGGAGCCAGCAATCCATGCACTACAGTGTAATAGCTCAAGTCAGGAAGGTGTGCGAAGTAGTTGATGGATTCATTTATGTTGCTAATGCAGAAGCTCATAGAG CACATGATCGTCAGGAGGAGCTGGCTCGTATTTCAGCAATGATCGACCCAGCCCTCGGGCCTCCAAACAGACCTCTGCTGGTTTTGTCCTGTGTGTCTGACATTGGTGTGAAAAGAATTCCATGTGTTTACGTGGCACATCAGTTGCAACTTAATCTGCTGCGTCAGCCCTGGATG